From a region of the Seleniivibrio woodruffii genome:
- a CDS encoding sensor histidine kinase, producing the protein MVFRFRPRFSRLSGINWKNKYIYMGILAILLIFNLIAGSELLDNDFPLYSNISIFLLANINLILLLAVFILIFRNLGKLFIDRKKNIFGARLQTKLVTFSIILAVIPAVIVFVFSNKIIGKNIDKWFNSQIQQALESSMNLMQVYQTQAESYVVEQGGLLASFISSGDFVYRNNHPKMEKFIKGYMEKDRVDGIYIYNRYGERILSLHKSRDRINNIVTNKVVNKILKKELIARYDMVNNRPVYWVGHPVYSGKNASRIVGAVVVYKRFPKNQAEDVANILKSYNTYRQTEHFIYPVKNSFKAVTTLMTLFVMFAAIWGSMVYAKSITRPIESLASASSAVSKGNLDVEVEVQGNDELAYLGRSFNSMIKRLNAHNTELNLKNEKLSEMFMQITRDNQYIDSIFKNVKSAIFLYTHSFELLKQNDYAETVLEYANEAFLSSVLTPAALFIDSDERESQFQIEILLKGELRTMTTTITKIFSHDGNVDNLVIVLDDITDLLNFQRVGIWKEIATRIAHEIKNPLTPIKLTAERIKRKAVMGTGDPETIVSSMDTIIAEVESLQSMVNEFNMFARLPELKMVQFGLKDLFEEILAFYKGSNQKADIEIDCPEVMFIGDKSQLKRVFINLVNNSIDAMNQKGKITVKVTEDDNNIRIDYGDNGEGIPQEDIGRVFIPYFSKKPDGTGLGLAIVKKIIEVHNGTITVESEYGQYTRFLMEFRKA; encoded by the coding sequence GTGGTATTCAGATTCAGACCAAGGTTCTCCCGCCTTTCAGGGATAAACTGGAAAAATAAATATATCTACATGGGGATATTGGCTATCCTGCTCATTTTCAACCTGATAGCAGGTTCAGAACTTCTGGATAACGATTTCCCGCTCTATTCGAACATATCCATCTTCCTGCTGGCAAACATAAACCTTATCCTCCTGCTGGCCGTTTTCATTCTGATATTCCGTAACCTCGGAAAGCTGTTCATCGACCGGAAAAAGAATATTTTCGGTGCAAGGCTCCAGACAAAGCTTGTCACTTTCTCAATAATTCTGGCGGTTATTCCCGCAGTCATAGTTTTCGTATTCAGCAATAAGATAATCGGTAAAAATATTGATAAATGGTTCAATTCCCAGATTCAGCAGGCTCTTGAAAGCTCCATGAACCTCATGCAGGTGTATCAGACACAGGCAGAGAGCTACGTTGTTGAGCAGGGCGGGCTTCTGGCCAGCTTTATTTCATCAGGTGATTTCGTCTACAGGAACAACCATCCTAAAATGGAGAAATTCATTAAAGGCTACATGGAAAAGGACAGGGTGGACGGAATATATATCTACAACAGATACGGCGAAAGGATACTCAGCCTCCACAAAAGCAGAGACCGCATAAACAACATTGTCACCAATAAGGTGGTCAACAAAATCCTTAAAAAGGAACTGATAGCCCGCTACGATATGGTTAATAACAGGCCTGTCTACTGGGTGGGGCATCCGGTCTATTCCGGCAAAAATGCCAGCCGGATAGTCGGCGCTGTTGTGGTCTATAAGCGTTTCCCGAAAAATCAGGCTGAGGATGTGGCCAATATCCTTAAATCCTATAATACATACAGGCAGACGGAGCATTTCATCTATCCGGTGAAAAACTCTTTCAAGGCCGTAACGACCCTTATGACGTTGTTTGTTATGTTTGCCGCCATATGGGGCAGCATGGTCTATGCAAAGAGCATCACAAGGCCTATAGAGAGTCTCGCATCGGCATCTTCCGCCGTGTCGAAGGGTAATCTGGACGTTGAGGTGGAGGTTCAGGGCAACGATGAGCTGGCATATCTCGGCCGTTCGTTCAACTCTATGATAAAAAGACTTAATGCTCACAACACAGAGCTGAACCTGAAAAATGAAAAACTGTCCGAAATGTTCATGCAGATAACCAGGGACAACCAGTATATCGATTCGATATTCAAAAACGTTAAATCCGCAATTTTCCTTTATACGCACAGCTTTGAGCTGTTGAAACAGAACGACTATGCGGAGACTGTTCTGGAATACGCAAACGAGGCGTTTCTGTCGTCCGTTCTCACTCCTGCGGCTCTTTTCATAGACTCTGATGAGCGGGAGTCCCAGTTTCAGATAGAGATACTTCTGAAAGGCGAACTGCGCACCATGACCACTACGATAACAAAGATATTCAGCCACGACGGCAACGTTGACAACCTCGTAATCGTTCTGGACGACATAACCGATCTGCTGAATTTTCAGCGTGTGGGTATCTGGAAAGAGATAGCAACCCGTATCGCACATGAGATAAAAAACCCGCTTACGCCCATAAAGCTCACTGCGGAAAGGATAAAACGTAAAGCTGTGATGGGCACGGGCGATCCGGAGACCATCGTCTCCAGCATGGATACCATCATAGCCGAAGTTGAAAGCCTTCAAAGCATGGTGAACGAGTTCAACATGTTTGCCCGTCTGCCCGAACTTAAAATGGTTCAGTTCGGCCTGAAGGATCTTTTTGAGGAGATACTGGCTTTCTATAAGGGTTCCAACCAGAAAGCCGACATAGAGATAGACTGTCCGGAAGTGATGTTCATAGGCGACAAGTCTCAGCTTAAAAGAGTTTTTATCAATCTTGTAAACAATTCCATTGACGCTATGAACCAGAAAGGTAAAATAACCGTCAAAGTAACCGAGGATGATAACAACATCAGAATCGATTACGGAGATAACGGAGAGGGTATCCCGCAGGAGGACATCGGCAGGGTATTCATTCCGTATTTCAGCAAAAAGCCGGACGGCACAGGGCTGGGACTGGCAATTGTTAAGAAGATAATAGAGGTTCACAACGGAACTATCACCGTTGAGAGCGAATACGGACAATATACTCGCTTCCTGATGGAATTTCGTAAGGCTTAG
- the lexA gene encoding transcriptional repressor LexA translates to MTERQKMFVKFIDNFIKDNGYSPSVREIAKGMGLSSTASVKTMLDRLTESGALKRAGNVARSLDTGSAGVPVLGRIKAGVPVTSEENIEGYIRMDRTLSDGHFFLRVDGESMKDKAILDGDCVLIRQTEYIEDGQIGAFRLNGEVTLKTFERTSAGIFLMPANPDFAPIPVTEYDDFQVIGSVKMVIRSLEGGYDIEPA, encoded by the coding sequence ATGACAGAAAGGCAGAAAATGTTCGTCAAATTCATCGATAACTTCATAAAGGATAACGGATATTCTCCTTCCGTCCGTGAAATTGCAAAAGGGATGGGGCTGTCTTCAACTGCCAGCGTTAAGACCATGCTGGACAGGCTGACGGAATCCGGTGCTCTTAAAAGAGCGGGCAATGTCGCAAGAAGCCTTGATACCGGTTCTGCCGGAGTGCCTGTTCTCGGTCGTATCAAAGCTGGCGTACCTGTCACCTCTGAGGAGAACATCGAAGGCTACATCCGAATGGACAGAACCCTGTCCGACGGCCACTTTTTTCTGCGTGTTGACGGCGAAAGTATGAAAGACAAGGCCATTCTGGACGGCGACTGTGTGCTCATCCGTCAGACCGAATATATCGAAGACGGGCAGATAGGTGCTTTCAGGCTGAACGGTGAGGTCACTCTTAAAACCTTTGAAAGAACATCCGCAGGTATCTTTCTTATGCCTGCAAACCCCGATTTCGCACCTATTCCTGTCACTGAGTATGACGACTTTCAGGTTATAGGCAGTGTCAAAATGGTGATACGTTCTCTGGAGGGCGGCTATGATATTGAACCTGCATGA
- a CDS encoding cofactor-independent phosphoglycerate mutase, translated as MKFVVLLTDGMSDHKIDELGGKTIMQAASKPNMDMMTKEGVGGFIKSTPDGYYPGSDICNLSLMGYDPTVYYSGRSPLEAGSQGIELGKNDMAFRCNLVTLDGKVMDDFSAHHIDGDVAKACVAELDSIFRSEGAEFYSGVGYRNLMVMRNVDFELQTTPPHDIMGQEWEQYLPKGKGADKLLSIMERAKKVFEGGKYSRANSIWFWGEGRKPAMPAFKELYGLDGAVVAAVDLIRGIGRFGGLEIINVPGATGFIDTNFEGKAEYALKSLEKNDYVFIHVEAPDEAGHMGSISEKIKAVENIDSRLLPILLDGLKKFGDFRILVSPDHPTPVKRRTHVAEPVPAIIYGTGVKADENTTYDEFMKPTFFIENGYRIAEFFLKSPVING; from the coding sequence ATGAAATTTGTTGTACTGCTCACCGACGGGATGAGCGACCATAAGATAGACGAACTTGGCGGCAAAACAATAATGCAGGCCGCCAGCAAACCCAACATGGATATGATGACGAAAGAGGGTGTCGGCGGATTCATAAAGTCCACTCCTGACGGATACTACCCCGGCAGCGACATCTGCAACCTTTCGCTTATGGGTTATGACCCCACAGTTTACTACTCAGGCAGAAGCCCCCTTGAGGCCGGAAGCCAGGGTATCGAACTGGGAAAGAACGACATGGCCTTCCGCTGCAACCTTGTTACACTGGACGGCAAAGTAATGGACGACTTCTCCGCGCACCATATTGACGGTGACGTTGCGAAAGCCTGTGTTGCCGAGCTTGACAGCATATTCCGCAGCGAAGGCGCCGAGTTTTATTCCGGCGTCGGCTACCGGAACCTTATGGTAATGCGCAACGTAGATTTCGAGCTTCAGACCACACCCCCGCATGATATCATGGGACAGGAGTGGGAGCAGTATCTGCCCAAAGGAAAAGGGGCGGACAAACTGCTCAGCATAATGGAGCGTGCGAAAAAAGTCTTTGAAGGCGGCAAATATTCCAGAGCTAACAGCATATGGTTCTGGGGAGAGGGTAGAAAGCCCGCAATGCCCGCATTTAAAGAACTTTACGGACTTGACGGAGCCGTTGTTGCCGCAGTTGACCTCATCAGAGGCATAGGCAGGTTCGGCGGACTGGAGATTATTAACGTTCCGGGAGCAACCGGATTCATAGACACCAATTTTGAGGGCAAAGCTGAATACGCATTGAAATCTCTCGAAAAAAATGATTATGTATTCATACATGTGGAAGCCCCTGATGAAGCAGGACATATGGGCAGTATAAGTGAAAAAATTAAAGCTGTGGAAAACATAGACAGCCGACTGCTCCCCATTCTGCTTGACGGATTGAAAAAATTCGGGGATTTCAGAATTCTCGTCTCACCCGATCACCCCACACCCGTAAAACGCCGCACACACGTTGCGGAACCCGTTCCTGCAATAATCTACGGAACAGGGGTGAAAGCCGATGAGAACACCACCTATGACGAATTTATGAAACCCACGTTTTTTATAGAAAACGGTTACCGGATCGCAGAATTTTTTCTGAAAAGTCCCGTTATCAACGGTTGA
- a CDS encoding tetratricopeptide repeat protein has translation MLFKPKEPDIFEAHSLYVDGKYDKALQEYEMYYAQNADSTSALRMMANIHLMAEDRAKAESLLIRLADKYIDSGQYYSALNVISRMLLFSADKQKLYRQAAETYTKLNRPKLATRYIFALADMFKSAGKFSECSAILMEIAKANPKDEKILTKILRKLTVLGMHREISEILTMSAENGALPDYEIDDVTVYLLESNCPADLVMPFVKGLLRRNPHSFEVAEHTLISHLSRNFDPQEFVETVALAPSQETRKLTLALREVIADKAILSHLLFIEAETGDRDRIKGVIYEMFLENAIDMDAIADICRRAGNDIALEEASKMIASTDVKQTAPEKTEEPVHETVDYSSVPFELETFDKSEDIASFEPVALDLFETDDSAPKVAVSLDIADDFGFSDSQSASADTPGGFEAFGFETPEQPQEAGFSGFEDENSGNITIKDDDFFSTPEKEAEKPHEVETIKFDENELKEASEKEEKGKKDFFSLEMEG, from the coding sequence ATGCTTTTTAAGCCCAAAGAACCTGATATTTTCGAAGCCCACAGCCTGTATGTCGACGGAAAATACGACAAAGCTCTGCAGGAGTACGAAATGTACTATGCGCAGAACGCCGACAGTACATCCGCACTGAGAATGATGGCGAACATCCATCTTATGGCGGAGGACAGGGCAAAGGCCGAATCGCTGCTGATAAGACTCGCCGACAAATATATTGATTCGGGGCAGTATTACAGTGCCCTGAATGTTATCTCACGCATGCTGCTCTTTTCGGCGGATAAGCAGAAACTCTACAGGCAGGCAGCAGAAACCTACACAAAACTTAACCGCCCCAAGCTGGCCACCAGATATATCTTCGCTCTGGCCGATATGTTTAAATCCGCAGGGAAATTTTCCGAATGTTCAGCGATACTCATGGAAATTGCCAAAGCAAACCCCAAAGATGAGAAGATCTTAACCAAGATATTGCGCAAACTTACCGTTCTGGGGATGCACAGGGAAATATCAGAAATACTGACAATGTCTGCGGAAAACGGTGCTCTTCCGGATTATGAAATTGATGACGTAACCGTATATCTGCTGGAATCAAACTGCCCCGCCGATCTGGTAATGCCTTTTGTAAAGGGGCTTCTCCGCAGAAACCCCCATAGCTTTGAGGTCGCCGAACACACGCTCATCAGCCATCTCAGCAGAAACTTTGACCCGCAGGAGTTCGTGGAAACGGTTGCTCTCGCTCCTTCTCAGGAGACCAGAAAGCTGACCCTTGCACTGCGGGAGGTAATAGCCGACAAGGCAATCCTGAGCCATCTGCTTTTCATCGAAGCGGAAACAGGCGACAGAGACAGAATTAAAGGCGTTATTTATGAAATGTTTCTGGAAAACGCAATCGATATGGACGCAATAGCTGACATATGCCGCAGAGCCGGAAACGATATCGCTCTGGAAGAAGCCTCGAAGATGATAGCATCGACCGATGTGAAACAGACAGCTCCGGAAAAGACAGAAGAACCCGTTCATGAAACCGTTGACTACAGCTCTGTCCCGTTTGAACTGGAAACATTTGACAAAAGTGAAGATATAGCGTCTTTCGAGCCTGTGGCTCTGGATCTGTTCGAAACGGACGATTCCGCCCCCAAAGTGGCTGTCAGTCTTGATATAGCGGACGATTTCGGATTTTCAGATTCTCAGTCGGCATCTGCCGATACACCAGGCGGTTTTGAAGCATTCGGCTTCGAAACACCGGAACAGCCTCAGGAAGCTGGTTTCAGCGGTTTTGAAGACGAGAACTCCGGAAACATCACCATAAAGGATGACGACTTTTTCAGCACCCCCGAAAAAGAGGCTGAAAAACCTCATGAGGTCGAAACAATAAAATTTGACGAGAACGAGCTGAAAGAAGCATCGGAAAAAGAAGAAAAGGGGAAGAAGGATTTCTTCTCTCTGGAAATGGAAGGCTGA
- a CDS encoding DNA polymerase Y family protein → MILCMDMDAFFASVEQSSNPSLRGKPIAVIGAKERTVVVTSSYEARACGVKTGMNKFEALKVCPHVTLVIANPRKYTYISTEITRYLKTITPDVECYSIDEAFLDLSKIDISAVDAAYMIKSFVKKTFNITCSVGVGPNKLIAKMASGVNKPDGFYMVEQDEVLDFIDNFELGDIWGIGRRLARRFRDLGIFSPKDLRDFGQERLEEMFGVNGTRLYNMVCGQYGDGVVSEEAPVKSIGHSMTMPVFVTTREDALNYLLQLSEMVSARARKNGFAGKTIHVCIRDTEMSTIGKRKTFGFFTSATHHIYEEAVSIFDEIWDKTPIRLLGITIGSLVSEYVALSNIMDDFQKYPQLYDAIDKINSKYGKNAVSFASVLNCKRIGAKTISPAWRPEGTRNVDFTSD, encoded by the coding sequence ATGATACTCTGCATGGATATGGACGCCTTCTTTGCGTCTGTTGAGCAGTCTTCGAATCCGTCTCTGCGTGGTAAACCAATAGCCGTTATAGGGGCGAAGGAACGCACTGTGGTTGTCACCAGCTCATATGAAGCCCGTGCCTGCGGCGTTAAGACAGGAATGAATAAGTTTGAGGCGTTAAAGGTGTGCCCGCATGTAACGCTTGTCATTGCGAATCCCAGAAAATATACTTATATATCAACTGAAATAACCAGATATCTTAAAACCATCACTCCTGATGTGGAGTGTTATTCCATAGACGAGGCGTTTCTGGATCTGTCTAAAATCGATATCAGCGCAGTTGATGCCGCCTACATGATAAAGTCCTTTGTTAAAAAGACATTTAACATTACCTGCTCGGTGGGTGTCGGCCCGAATAAGCTGATAGCAAAGATGGCCAGCGGCGTGAACAAACCTGACGGGTTTTACATGGTGGAACAGGACGAAGTTCTGGATTTTATAGATAATTTTGAACTGGGTGACATCTGGGGAATAGGGCGCAGGCTTGCCAGAAGATTCAGGGATCTGGGTATTTTTTCTCCGAAAGACCTGAGAGATTTCGGACAGGAACGTCTGGAGGAAATGTTCGGAGTGAACGGCACAAGGCTTTATAACATGGTATGCGGGCAATACGGCGACGGTGTGGTCTCTGAGGAGGCTCCCGTAAAATCCATCGGCCACAGCATGACAATGCCTGTGTTTGTCACCACCAGAGAGGATGCGCTTAATTATCTTTTACAGCTTTCCGAGATGGTTTCAGCCCGTGCCCGAAAGAACGGATTTGCCGGAAAGACCATTCATGTATGCATAAGGGACACTGAAATGTCCACCATCGGCAAGCGGAAAACCTTCGGTTTTTTCACATCGGCAACTCATCATATATACGAGGAGGCGGTGTCTATTTTTGATGAAATCTGGGATAAAACACCCATAAGACTGCTTGGTATTACAATAGGAAGTCTTGTTTCAGAATATGTTGCACTCTCAAATATAATGGATGACTTTCAAAAATATCCTCAACTTTATGATGCAATAGATAAAATAAACTCAAAATACGGCAAGAATGCGGTCTCTTTTGCCTCTGTGCTCAACTGTAAAAGAATAGGTGCAAAAACCATCTCTCCCGCATGGAGACCGGAGGGCACCAGAAACGTCGATTTTACCTCTGATTAA
- a CDS encoding sigma-54-dependent transcriptional regulator produces the protein MARILIIDDEKGICTAIKDILEDEGYTADYALTFADGFAQLKKNVYDILFLDIWLPDKDGIDGLRDIKSYFPDLEVVIISGHGNIENAVEATRRGAYDFLEKPLSLERILLIVKHLTDKFQLMHVLRETRSDLIKKYDIIGVSRPVTELKKKIEKIAPTNAWVLINGENGTGKEHVARLIHMLSRRSKEAFVEINCAAIPSELLETEMFGHEKGSFTGAVSQKTGKFEEADNGTLFLDEIGDMSQPSQAKLLRVLENNSFTRVGGNAPIKSDFRLITATNKNLEEEIESGSFREDLYYRINVVPLTVPPLRERKEDIPILMQYFIREACSLNGLELKKVSFQLMELFMAFEWPGNVRQLKNLIERMVVLSEHETMDIDDAPDFLRALEEEKFDSENGAALRNAKENFEKQYILQTLQANDWNISQSAKILEIERTYLHRKIKVYGLEKYKPAEGRG, from the coding sequence ATGGCAAGAATTCTAATTATTGATGACGAAAAAGGGATCTGCACCGCTATCAAGGATATCCTCGAAGACGAAGGATATACCGCCGACTATGCGCTGACTTTTGCAGACGGTTTCGCACAGCTTAAAAAGAACGTCTACGATATCCTGTTTCTGGATATCTGGCTGCCCGACAAGGACGGCATAGACGGTCTGCGTGACATCAAAAGCTATTTTCCTGACCTCGAAGTGGTCATAATCAGCGGTCACGGAAACATTGAGAACGCTGTTGAGGCCACACGCAGAGGTGCATACGACTTCCTTGAAAAACCTCTTTCTCTGGAGAGAATACTCCTTATCGTCAAGCATCTTACCGACAAGTTTCAGCTTATGCACGTTTTGCGTGAGACCAGAAGCGACCTTATCAAAAAATATGATATAATCGGCGTGAGCCGCCCCGTAACAGAACTTAAAAAGAAGATAGAAAAGATAGCCCCCACAAACGCCTGGGTGCTCATAAACGGCGAGAACGGCACCGGAAAGGAACATGTGGCCAGACTTATCCATATGCTCAGCCGCAGGTCGAAAGAAGCCTTCGTGGAAATAAACTGTGCGGCCATCCCATCAGAACTTCTTGAAACCGAGATGTTCGGGCATGAAAAAGGCTCATTCACTGGCGCCGTGTCCCAGAAGACAGGAAAATTTGAGGAGGCCGACAACGGAACCCTTTTTCTGGATGAAATAGGGGACATGTCGCAGCCTTCACAGGCAAAACTGCTTCGTGTGCTTGAAAACAACAGCTTTACAAGGGTAGGCGGCAATGCACCAATCAAGTCCGATTTCAGGCTCATAACCGCAACAAACAAGAACCTTGAGGAGGAGATCGAAAGCGGCAGTTTCCGCGAAGATCTCTATTACAGGATAAACGTCGTCCCTCTGACAGTTCCGCCTCTGCGTGAACGCAAAGAGGACATCCCGATACTGATGCAGTATTTCATCCGTGAGGCATGCTCACTGAACGGCCTTGAGCTTAAAAAGGTCAGCTTTCAGCTGATGGAGCTTTTTATGGCGTTTGAGTGGCCTGGAAACGTGCGTCAGCTTAAAAACCTCATAGAGCGGATGGTTGTGCTTTCCGAGCACGAAACGATGGACATTGACGATGCTCCCGATTTCCTGCGTGCACTGGAAGAGGAAAAATTCGATTCCGAAAACGGCGCCGCACTGAGAAACGCAAAGGAAAACTTTGAAAAACAGTATATTCTTCAGACTCTTCAGGCTAATGACTGGAACATAAGCCAGTCGGCGAAGATTCTTGAGATAGAGCGGACGTATCTGCACCGCAAAATTAAAGTATATGGGCTGGAAAAATATAAACCGGCCGAAGGAAGAGGATAA
- a CDS encoding homoserine dehydrogenase, with protein sequence MSKKVNVGLIGYGTVGKGTAEILVHNKQDIFEKTGIDITLKTVADLKIDKTRLDETLSLCETVTNNADDIINDPEIDIVLELVGGYGFAKEIILKALKAKKNVVTANKALLALHGAEIFKAAQDNGVTIGFEGAVGGGIPLIGVLKEDLVGNNIKEIFGIINGTANYILSSMEAEGKEFSEALKAAQEKGYAEADPTFDIEGIDAAHKIAILASIGFKTLIPFDKVYIEGISNIKKVDIEFAKRLNCKIKLLAIAKKLDDCIEVRVHPTMLPNAEMMAQVSGVFNAVEFVGDNVDKTMYYGRGAGGKPTGSAVTADVVSIARDIVGGCTERVPVLGFAKEYDYYCPIRNIKDVKSKFYLRFSVLDEPGTLAKIAGILGKYNISISQAIQPDNRAPGEVVTMVFMTHKTIANNIMNAIEEIDASDCVSDKTVAIRVKELV encoded by the coding sequence ATGTCAAAAAAAGTGAATGTTGGTCTCATCGGATACGGAACCGTGGGGAAGGGAACGGCCGAAATACTTGTTCATAACAAACAGGATATTTTCGAGAAAACGGGTATCGATATCACCCTTAAGACGGTTGCAGATCTTAAAATTGACAAAACGAGACTGGACGAAACGCTTTCACTTTGCGAAACGGTAACAAACAACGCTGACGACATCATAAATGACCCTGAGATAGACATTGTTCTCGAACTTGTGGGCGGATACGGATTTGCCAAGGAAATAATCCTGAAAGCTCTGAAGGCAAAAAAGAACGTTGTGACAGCCAACAAGGCGCTTCTTGCCCTGCACGGCGCAGAAATATTCAAAGCCGCACAGGACAACGGTGTGACTATCGGTTTCGAAGGAGCTGTCGGCGGCGGAATACCGCTTATCGGCGTTCTTAAAGAAGACCTTGTGGGTAACAACATCAAGGAGATTTTCGGCATCATCAACGGAACCGCAAACTACATCCTGTCTTCAATGGAAGCCGAAGGCAAAGAGTTTTCAGAAGCTCTGAAAGCCGCTCAGGAGAAGGGATATGCAGAGGCCGATCCGACTTTCGATATCGAAGGTATCGATGCGGCGCATAAGATAGCCATACTTGCGTCTATCGGCTTTAAAACGCTGATACCTTTTGATAAAGTATACATTGAAGGTATCTCTAATATCAAAAAAGTCGATATTGAGTTCGCCAAAAGGCTGAACTGCAAAATAAAACTTCTGGCCATAGCCAAGAAACTGGATGACTGCATAGAGGTGCGTGTGCACCCCACGATGCTGCCCAACGCCGAGATGATGGCTCAGGTCAGCGGTGTGTTCAACGCCGTTGAGTTTGTGGGCGATAACGTTGACAAGACCATGTATTATGGCAGAGGAGCCGGCGGCAAGCCCACAGGTTCCGCTGTAACGGCAGACGTTGTTTCAATAGCAAGGGATATAGTCGGAGGCTGCACCGAGCGTGTGCCTGTTCTGGGCTTTGCGAAAGAGTATGATTATTACTGCCCCATCAGAAACATAAAGGATGTTAAATCCAAATTTTACCTGCGTTTCTCTGTTCTGGACGAACCCGGCACTCTGGCAAAGATTGCGGGAATCCTCGGCAAATACAATATTAGTATTTCTCAGGCAATACAGCCGGACAACAGAGCACCGGGCGAAGTTGTTACAATGGTGTTTATGACCCATAAGACCATTGCAAACAACATCATGAATGCCATAGAGGAGATCGACGCATCAGACTGCGTAAGCGACAAAACAGTTGCGATCAGAGTTAAGGAGCTTGTGTAA
- the queD gene encoding 6-carboxytetrahydropterin synthase QueD — MFRVRVIQQFNGAHNLRNYNGKCENLHGHNWRVEAYLQGDKLNGTEMLVDFTVLKKRLKDILEELDHKYLNEQVEFFVTHNPTSENIARFIYGRLKETFGTLTERVVVWETDVQAAEYFE; from the coding sequence ATGTTCAGAGTAAGAGTTATACAGCAGTTCAACGGAGCACATAACCTCCGGAACTATAACGGAAAATGCGAAAACCTCCACGGTCATAACTGGCGTGTGGAAGCCTATCTTCAGGGCGACAAACTGAACGGAACCGAGATGCTGGTGGACTTCACCGTCCTTAAGAAAAGACTTAAAGACATACTTGAGGAACTGGATCATAAATACTTGAACGAACAGGTAGAATTTTTCGTCACACACAACCCGACCAGCGAGAACATCGCACGTTTCATATACGGACGTCTGAAAGAGACTTTCGGCACTCTCACAGAGAGGGTCGTTGTCTGGGAAACAGACGTTCAGGCGGCAGAATACTTTGAATAA
- a CDS encoding pseudouridine synthase, with protein sequence MIRLNKYLAENTSLSRRDADKAVADGRITVNGVPAEGPWVQVDSSSVVTLDGKRVGLEDYFYWAFYKPVQILTAYGDGHGKDTLEVFPMLAEKKPAYSGRLDYESEGLIIFSNDGDFIRKLQKSEEKIQKEYIVSVSRQLTQEQIDILKKGITYEGIDYLPCIVTKQDEKRYRVILHEGKKRQIRNMFRHFHIQVRRLKRVRVGRINLDGMKPGEMRVLTQKDLEGMI encoded by the coding sequence ATGATAAGACTTAATAAATATTTAGCTGAAAACACATCACTTTCCAGAAGGGACGCCGACAAGGCCGTTGCCGACGGAAGAATAACCGTTAACGGTGTGCCCGCCGAAGGCCCCTGGGTTCAGGTTGACAGCTCATCCGTGGTTACTCTGGACGGAAAAAGGGTGGGGCTTGAGGACTATTTCTACTGGGCATTTTACAAGCCTGTGCAGATACTTACAGCTTACGGCGACGGACACGGCAAGGATACGCTGGAAGTTTTCCCCATGCTCGCCGAGAAAAAACCCGCATATTCCGGCAGACTGGACTATGAGAGCGAAGGGCTGATAATTTTCAGCAATGACGGCGATTTCATCCGCAAACTGCAGAAAAGTGAAGAAAAAATCCAGAAAGAATATATCGTAAGTGTAAGCAGACAGCTTACGCAGGAGCAGATAGACATCCTGAAAAAAGGTATAACCTACGAAGGCATCGACTATCTGCCGTGCATCGTTACCAAACAGGATGAAAAACGATACAGAGTCATCCTGCATGAAGGTAAAAAACGCCAGATACGCAACATGTTCCGCCATTTTCACATTCAGGTGAGAAGACTTAAAAGGGTGCGTGTCGGAAGGATCAACCTTGACGGGATGAAACCCGGCGAAATGAGGGTGCTTACCCAGAAAGACCTTGAGGGAATGATTTAA